A single genomic interval of Leptospira montravelensis harbors:
- a CDS encoding Lp29 family lipoprotein — protein MKILIPIIITILGCNSYKSYIAPDSKKNHLISNKRIALIGFMNYEFQMTKDRQGDLYKSSASLNYNQSMKQLFPAGKDVSFFNSKEINGQIGRDNCLDLVYEYINIVKDSGKMELSNFIDFDLTPDTSKSKCQVKTNNVDYYILGIPGKPFNSWVEYDASFFGYIQSAASVLSFFIIPSKKAEPVNAYFYVYDSKLNLIDKFEYKKQVVITTSWWFNLNINEKEFVFKDIDQSIIKSQENITKEFSYDFNAKYK, from the coding sequence ATGAAAATTTTAATACCTATTATTATTACAATATTAGGATGTAACTCATACAAAAGTTACATAGCACCTGATTCTAAAAAAAACCATTTAATATCAAACAAAAGAATCGCTTTAATAGGTTTCATGAATTATGAATTTCAAATGACTAAAGATAGACAAGGTGACTTATATAAATCATCTGCTTCTTTAAACTATAATCAGTCCATGAAACAATTATTTCCAGCAGGTAAGGATGTATCTTTTTTTAATTCTAAAGAAATTAACGGTCAAATAGGAAGAGATAATTGTTTAGATCTTGTTTATGAATACATAAATATTGTAAAAGATTCGGGCAAAATGGAATTGAGTAATTTTATCGATTTCGATTTAACACCTGATACATCTAAATCTAAATGCCAAGTTAAAACTAATAATGTAGACTACTATATTCTCGGAATTCCTGGAAAACCTTTTAATTCATGGGTTGAATACGATGCTAGTTTTTTTGGTTATATCCAAAGTGCAGCTTCCGTATTATCTTTTTTTATAATTCCTTCGAAAAAGGCAGAACCAGTAAATGCCTATTTCTATGTCTATGATTCTAAACTCAATCTTATAGATAAGTTTGAATATAAAAAGCAAGTAGTCATTACAACTTCCTGGTGGTTTAACTTAAATATAAACGAGAAGGAATTTGTTTTCAAAGATATTGACCAAAGTATTATTAAATCACAAGAAAATATTACAAAAGAATTCTCATATGACTTTAATGCGAAATATAAATAA
- a CDS encoding acetyl-CoA C-acetyltransferase, with protein MGNSYIIDAVRTPRGKGKKRGTLASVHPQELAAATLKAIQSRTGIDPKTVEEVVMGCVSQVADQAACIARYAVMAAHWPKDVPGYTVNRFCGSGLQALNNVANHVASGAMEIGVGGGVESMSRVKMGDDMMGRDFNVGNDKIAAHYNLVPQGISADLIATKYDISREEADRFAESSQQKAHAAVQNGYFKKSVIPITLDDGTVVTEEENPRLESDYAFLSSLGPVFKTIGEKELDAIALRSYPEVTKINHIHTLGNSSGIVDGAAAILVTNDEGLKKYGLKPRAKILATVATGEDPTIMLTGPVSASQKALKQAGLSVKDIDLWEINEAFASVVLYVKKTLGIDESKINVNGGAIALGHPLGATGAILTGTVLDELERRDLRYGLITLCIGGGMGIATIIERLK; from the coding sequence ATGGGGAATTCCTATATTATTGATGCTGTCCGAACTCCGAGAGGAAAGGGCAAAAAACGCGGGACACTTGCATCCGTCCATCCACAAGAATTAGCTGCTGCCACATTAAAAGCCATCCAATCACGTACCGGAATCGATCCTAAAACGGTTGAAGAAGTTGTAATGGGTTGTGTATCTCAAGTTGCTGACCAAGCTGCATGTATCGCACGTTATGCGGTTATGGCGGCTCATTGGCCAAAAGATGTACCAGGTTATACAGTAAACCGTTTTTGCGGATCTGGATTACAAGCTCTTAACAACGTAGCAAATCACGTTGCTTCAGGAGCTATGGAAATTGGAGTTGGTGGTGGAGTTGAGTCCATGAGCCGTGTGAAAATGGGTGATGATATGATGGGACGTGATTTTAACGTTGGTAACGATAAAATTGCTGCTCACTACAACCTAGTTCCACAAGGTATTTCTGCTGACCTTATCGCAACAAAGTATGATATTTCTCGCGAAGAAGCAGATCGTTTTGCAGAATCTTCACAACAAAAAGCACATGCTGCCGTTCAAAATGGATATTTCAAAAAATCTGTGATCCCAATTACTTTGGATGATGGAACTGTTGTGACTGAAGAAGAAAACCCACGTTTGGAATCAGACTATGCATTCCTTTCAAGTCTCGGTCCAGTATTCAAGACGATTGGTGAAAAAGAATTAGATGCGATTGCACTTCGTTCTTATCCAGAAGTAACAAAAATTAACCATATCCATACACTCGGAAACTCTTCTGGTATTGTAGATGGTGCTGCAGCGATTTTAGTAACTAACGATGAAGGATTGAAAAAATACGGTTTGAAACCACGTGCAAAAATTCTTGCAACAGTGGCAACTGGTGAAGATCCAACGATTATGTTAACTGGTCCTGTTTCTGCTTCTCAAAAAGCATTGAAACAAGCTGGCCTTAGCGTAAAAGACATTGACCTTTGGGAAATCAACGAAGCATTCGCTTCTGTAGTGTTATACGTAAAGAAAACACTCGGTATTGATGAATCAAAAATCAATGTGAACGGGGGAGCAATTGCTCTTGGACACCCACTCGGAGCAACAGGTGCGATCCTTACAGGAACTGTACTTGACGAGTTGGAAAGAAGAGACCTTCGTTACGGACTCATCACTCTTTGTATTGGTGGTGGTATGGGTATCGCAACAATCATCGAAAGATTGAAGTAA
- a CDS encoding NuoI/complex I 23 kDa subunit family protein produces the protein MGTVNVVNVAKKHQFSWYEKFYFWSIGKGLWITLKHFVKVAFFNKQVTIEYPDKKRQYSTRFRGMHSMKRDEQGRERCTACFCCMWICPANAIHIEAAEVPTDRQHLHPEDKFAKKFEINLLRCIFCGLCEEACPKGAIYLDGTGEMAADNREDLFLTKERMMEKTGGPILGQRV, from the coding sequence TTGGGAACCGTTAATGTAGTCAACGTCGCCAAAAAACACCAGTTTTCTTGGTATGAGAAGTTCTATTTTTGGTCCATAGGCAAAGGCCTTTGGATCACACTTAAACATTTTGTTAAAGTAGCTTTCTTTAACAAACAAGTGACCATCGAATACCCTGATAAAAAACGCCAATATTCCACTCGGTTTCGCGGAATGCATTCCATGAAACGAGATGAACAAGGTAGGGAACGATGTACAGCTTGTTTTTGTTGTATGTGGATTTGTCCAGCCAACGCGATTCATATCGAAGCGGCAGAAGTGCCAACTGACCGCCAACACCTTCATCCAGAAGATAAGTTTGCTAAGAAGTTTGAAATCAACTTACTCAGATGTATTTTTTGTGGTCTTTGCGAGGAAGCCTGTCCTAAGGGTGCCATTTATCTAGATGGAACAGGCGAGATGGCAGCAGACAATCGTGAAGATTTGTTTTTAACGAAAGAAAGAATGATGGAAAAAACTGGCGGACCCATTCTCGGCCAAAGGGTTTAA
- a CDS encoding 2Fe-2S iron-sulfur cluster-binding protein yields the protein MVKIKIDGVEYEVDEKKNLIDATKEVGVEIPYFCYHPALSIVGMCRMCLIEIEGVPRLQAACNTPVKEGMGIITKSDRVKEARAGTMEFLLANHPLDCPVCDKAGECRLQDNAFGSGTGHSRFEFEKRNIPQEEIGTNLIINHNRCIVCYRCVRFEEEKVGQSNLGLFERGNHSIIGLAKSEPIDHNYQGALADICPVGALLNNKTLFKSRVWWYKSHKSVCHGCSTGCNVTTNVRDNKMYRYMVRENYDQGMFFLCDKGRFDLDWMNENRLHSYLEAGNPSTSKEVLSKMADRMKSAKSIAVLGGAHESNETLASLKKSFESISRELGGKSIQWESRVTEAQNKETEQVDFLLTKDYHPNTKGAVDLGITTTSGISGIISAVKSGAIDLVVVLKESIPEGIDPSKVIVFDTNLTDAAKNASLAAPIQIFAESSGSFTNKNGLKQNFEQSMNAIKGLESSAGVVDLVFHKLTEKAEASVGNR from the coding sequence TTGGTTAAGATAAAGATAGACGGAGTCGAATACGAAGTCGACGAAAAGAAAAACCTCATCGACGCCACAAAAGAAGTTGGAGTCGAAATCCCTTACTTCTGTTACCACCCAGCATTAAGCATTGTCGGTATGTGCCGCATGTGTCTCATTGAAATTGAAGGTGTACCTCGTTTACAAGCAGCTTGTAACACACCTGTAAAAGAAGGAATGGGGATTATTACAAAGTCAGACCGAGTGAAAGAAGCTCGTGCCGGCACAATGGAATTTTTACTCGCCAATCACCCGTTAGATTGTCCTGTTTGTGATAAAGCTGGGGAATGCCGTTTACAAGACAACGCATTTGGTTCCGGTACTGGACATTCTAGGTTTGAATTCGAAAAACGAAATATTCCTCAAGAGGAGATTGGAACCAATCTCATCATCAATCATAATCGTTGTATTGTTTGTTATCGTTGTGTTCGTTTTGAAGAGGAAAAGGTCGGGCAGTCCAATCTTGGACTTTTTGAAAGAGGAAATCATTCCATCATTGGTCTTGCAAAATCAGAACCAATCGATCATAACTACCAAGGGGCTTTGGCAGATATTTGCCCAGTGGGTGCACTCCTTAATAATAAAACATTATTTAAGTCGCGCGTATGGTGGTACAAATCACATAAATCCGTATGTCATGGTTGTTCCACAGGTTGTAATGTAACAACGAATGTGCGAGACAATAAAATGTATCGTTATATGGTTCGTGAAAACTATGACCAAGGTATGTTCTTCCTTTGTGATAAAGGAAGATTTGATTTGGATTGGATGAATGAAAATCGTCTCCATAGTTATTTGGAAGCTGGTAATCCTTCTACCTCCAAAGAAGTTCTTTCTAAAATGGCAGATCGCATGAAATCAGCGAAATCAATTGCTGTTTTGGGTGGTGCACACGAATCCAATGAAACATTGGCATCATTGAAAAAAAGTTTTGAATCGATCTCACGTGAATTAGGCGGTAAGTCCATCCAATGGGAATCCCGTGTGACTGAGGCCCAAAACAAAGAAACCGAACAAGTGGATTTTTTACTCACCAAAGATTACCACCCCAACACAAAGGGAGCAGTAGATTTAGGAATCACTACCACTTCAGGAATTTCTGGAATCATCAGTGCTGTTAAATCCGGTGCTATTGATTTGGTGGTTGTTTTAAAGGAATCCATTCCTGAAGGAATTGATCCTTCTAAAGTGATTGTTTTTGATACCAATTTGACTGATGCAGCAAAGAACGCAAGTTTGGCGGCGCCAATTCAGATTTTTGCTGAATCTTCAGGAAGTTTTACAAATAAAAACGGCCTGAAACAAAACTTTGAGCAATCTATGAATGCAATCAAAGGATTGGAATCGTCTGCTGGTGTTGTGGATTTGGTTTTTCATAAACTGACTGAAAAAGCGGAGGCATCTGTTGGGAACCGTTAA
- a CDS encoding response regulator, with amino-acid sequence MNRPKVYKILLLEDDESSAKLLLHTLERYNFDVTHVVDGMSGLAKIRNNSFDLIISDVNMPYLDGLSFLEKGKEMLKMTPVIMLTAVGEKEQVRRAALSHVTAYLLKPIANQALLEKIAQVLQLKPENIFDKKQHPLKISVSELSISQMLLEIQGCPGKKAQDEIFDRFMLTLGGRGSFTNLRINLDKIFFYEVRALQILDDLIAKILKQTNIRASSLFLDSEFFNDNVVDLQPYSYLSEVNIISK; translated from the coding sequence ATGAATCGACCCAAAGTTTATAAAATCCTGCTTCTTGAAGATGATGAAAGTAGTGCCAAATTACTACTACATACTTTAGAAAGGTATAACTTTGATGTAACGCATGTTGTGGATGGAATGTCCGGCCTTGCTAAAATCAGAAACAATAGTTTTGATTTAATCATTAGCGATGTGAATATGCCTTATTTAGATGGGCTAAGTTTTTTAGAGAAAGGGAAAGAGATGTTAAAGATGACACCTGTCATCATGTTAACTGCTGTTGGTGAAAAAGAACAAGTGAGACGCGCTGCTTTAAGTCATGTCACAGCCTATCTTTTAAAACCGATCGCAAACCAAGCTTTACTCGAAAAAATTGCGCAGGTTTTACAGCTCAAACCGGAAAACATTTTTGATAAAAAACAACATCCGTTAAAGATTTCAGTCTCTGAATTGTCCATTTCCCAGATGCTTCTCGAAATTCAAGGTTGTCCTGGTAAAAAAGCACAGGATGAAATTTTTGATCGTTTTATGTTGACTCTGGGCGGAAGGGGATCTTTTACCAATTTGAGAATCAATCTCGATAAGATCTTTTTTTATGAAGTACGTGCCCTACAAATTTTGGATGATTTGATCGCCAAAATTCTCAAACAGACCAATATCCGTGCCAGTTCACTGTTTTTAGATTCGGAATTCTTCAATGACAACGTTGTGGATTTGCAACCTTACTCATATCTTTCCGAGGTAAATATAATTTCAAAATGA